The following are encoded together in the Xylanibacillus composti genome:
- a CDS encoding ECF transporter S component → MSAERLNRMGMNRRTLASAAILFLLIPATIWFGMTVLNDRKYYFISLLIIAYALIPFALIFEHRKPQARELVLIAVLAAIGVAGRAAFFMLPQFKPVVAVVILSGVCLGAEAGFLVGTIIGFVSNFFFGQGPWTPWQMFGFGLIGYVSGFLAQRGVLKKTKLALCLFGGFATFFIYGGLINLGSLLMFTAEFSWAALGATYLSGFWFDLIHTIATVTFLFLLSEPLIGKIERVKRKYGLLDPASKP, encoded by the coding sequence ATGTCGGCGGAACGCTTAAATCGGATGGGCATGAATCGGAGAACGTTGGCTTCCGCAGCAATTTTGTTCCTTCTGATACCGGCGACGATCTGGTTCGGCATGACGGTGCTGAACGATAGGAAGTACTACTTCATCAGTCTGTTAATCATCGCCTACGCGCTGATTCCGTTTGCCCTGATTTTTGAACATCGAAAGCCTCAAGCCAGAGAACTTGTCCTTATTGCTGTACTTGCGGCAATCGGGGTGGCGGGAAGGGCAGCCTTTTTTATGCTGCCGCAGTTTAAGCCTGTGGTTGCTGTCGTCATCCTGTCCGGTGTTTGTCTAGGAGCAGAAGCGGGATTTCTCGTAGGGACGATTATCGGCTTTGTGTCCAATTTTTTCTTCGGGCAAGGCCCCTGGACGCCATGGCAGATGTTTGGCTTCGGCCTGATCGGATATGTATCGGGTTTTCTGGCGCAAAGGGGAGTTCTAAAAAAGACAAAGCTGGCCTTATGTCTGTTTGGCGGCTTTGCGACATTTTTTATTTACGGCGGATTGATCAACTTGGGGAGCTTGCTCATGTTTACGGCCGAATTCTCATGGGCGGCCCTTGGCGCCACATACCTGTCCGGGTTTTGGTTTGATCTGATTCACACGATCGCAACGGTTACGTTCCTATTCCTTCTCTCCGAACCGTTAATCGGGAAGATTGAGAGAGTGAAAAGAAAATACGGCTTACTGGACCCTGCATCCAAACCATAG
- a CDS encoding ABC transporter ATP-binding protein: MEAYRIENVSFSYPEMNRKALHAVSFAIRRGDFVTICGRSGSGKSTLLRHLKTVHTPFGQREGDIYFFRERLDQIDHRRQASEIGFVFQSPDNQLVTDKVWHELAFGLESLGLDQSTIRLRVAEMASFFGIQSWFYKKTSELSGGQKQILNLASIMAMQPSVLILDEPTSQLDPIAANEFLDMLRKINRELGMTIVMTEHRLEEVVPISDCLVVMDNGRMIASGPPRAVGEKLHQLGHPMFAAMPAAMQIGTGAESTSALPVTISEARDWLDRQVAGKEGRRVPAVTQNVPPNGNIIVKLEDVWFRYEKRSVDIIKDLSLEVREGEFYCIVGGNGTGKTTALSLISGIHVPYRGKIFVNGKDIARATKKARSSDTIAALPQNPKHMFVEKTLELELNEMLSDRKLSEEEKKEKIDEAVRLTELEHMLSMHPYDLSGGEQQRAALAKILLLEPKIMLLDEPTKGLDAFFKARFADIVKRLQKKGVTLIMVSHDIEFCARYADVCALFFDGSIVTVNPTRTFFSGNSFYTTSANRIARHICPDAVTVEDVVALCRRNA, translated from the coding sequence ATGGAAGCGTATCGAATCGAGAATGTAAGCTTCAGTTACCCCGAAATGAACAGGAAGGCGCTGCATGCTGTCAGCTTCGCTATTCGACGCGGGGATTTCGTCACGATATGCGGCCGATCCGGCTCGGGGAAGAGCACGCTGCTCAGGCACTTGAAGACCGTGCACACGCCTTTTGGACAGCGGGAAGGGGACATTTATTTCTTCCGGGAGCGGTTGGATCAGATCGATCACCGCAGGCAGGCTTCTGAAATCGGGTTTGTCTTTCAAAGTCCGGACAATCAACTGGTTACGGACAAGGTTTGGCATGAACTCGCTTTCGGCCTGGAAAGTCTCGGCCTCGACCAGAGCACGATCCGGCTGCGGGTGGCGGAAATGGCAAGCTTTTTCGGCATTCAATCGTGGTTTTACAAAAAAACATCAGAGCTTTCAGGCGGACAGAAGCAAATTCTGAATTTGGCGTCGATTATGGCGATGCAGCCATCGGTATTGATTCTGGATGAGCCTACCTCTCAATTGGATCCTATAGCGGCCAACGAATTTCTGGATATGTTGAGGAAGATCAACCGGGAACTCGGCATGACGATCGTGATGACGGAGCATCGCTTGGAGGAAGTCGTTCCGATTTCTGATTGTCTCGTCGTCATGGACAACGGCCGAATGATTGCCAGCGGCCCGCCAAGAGCCGTTGGGGAGAAGCTGCACCAATTGGGTCATCCTATGTTCGCTGCCATGCCCGCTGCCATGCAAATCGGAACAGGCGCAGAGAGCACCAGCGCGCTGCCGGTTACCATTAGCGAAGCCAGGGATTGGCTGGATCGGCAGGTGGCGGGTAAAGAGGGCAGACGAGTGCCGGCAGTGACACAGAACGTCCCCCCGAACGGGAACATCATCGTCAAGCTTGAAGATGTATGGTTTCGCTATGAGAAGCGATCCGTTGATATCATCAAGGACTTGTCGCTGGAAGTAAGAGAAGGGGAGTTTTACTGCATCGTAGGGGGGAACGGCACGGGAAAAACAACGGCACTGTCGCTGATTAGCGGGATTCATGTCCCATACAGGGGAAAGATATTCGTAAATGGCAAGGACATCGCAAGGGCAACGAAAAAAGCCCGGAGCTCCGATACGATAGCGGCGCTTCCGCAAAATCCCAAGCATATGTTCGTTGAAAAAACGTTGGAGCTGGAATTGAATGAGATGTTGTCGGACAGGAAGCTGAGCGAAGAAGAAAAAAAGGAGAAAATCGACGAGGCCGTAAGGCTAACCGAGCTGGAGCACATGCTCTCCATGCATCCTTATGATTTGAGCGGCGGGGAGCAGCAGCGGGCAGCGCTGGCCAAAATATTGCTGTTGGAGCCGAAGATCATGCTGCTGGACGAACCGACCAAAGGGCTGGACGCCTTCTTCAAAGCCAGGTTTGCCGATATCGTAAAAAGACTGCAGAAGAAAGGTGTGACGCTGATCATGGTTTCCCACGACATCGAGTTCTGTGCGAGATATGCGGATGTGTGCGCCTTGTTTTTCGATGGAAGTATTGTGACGGTGAATCCAACAAGAACGTTCTTTTCGGGCAACAGCTTTTATACGACCTCTGCGAATCGGATCGCCCGGCATATATGCCCAGATGCGGTTACTGTAGAGGATGTGGTAGCGTTATGTCGGCGGAACGCTTAA
- a CDS encoding energy-coupling factor transporter transmembrane component T, translating into MPDSFARLHPIVTMYFFAAVILFGMFFMHPVFQGIALLSAFAYSTMIKGKRGFKFNVFYLLPLLLFMAVLNPAFNHQGVTILFYLQSGNPVTLESILYGAAAAVMFVTVILWFSCYNAVMTSDKFIYLFGRAMPALSLILSMVLRFVPRYIEQIKAIANVQKSIGRDASQGHIARRARNGLKILSIMTTWALENAVETADSMKSRGYGLPGRTSYSLYRFDKRDKAVLTVLIAMSLVVMVGAVRGENTIRFFPSIKHAEVTVVSVVVYAAYLTLCMTPVLLNIREAMKWKRIESRM; encoded by the coding sequence ATGCCCGACAGCTTTGCCCGTCTTCATCCGATCGTAACGATGTATTTTTTCGCGGCGGTTATCCTGTTCGGCATGTTCTTCATGCACCCTGTCTTCCAGGGCATCGCTCTTCTGAGCGCTTTTGCGTATTCCACGATGATCAAAGGCAAGAGAGGGTTCAAATTCAACGTCTTTTATTTGCTGCCGCTGCTGCTGTTTATGGCTGTTTTGAACCCTGCGTTCAACCATCAAGGCGTGACCATATTGTTTTATCTGCAGTCCGGGAATCCCGTCACGCTGGAGTCCATCCTGTATGGCGCTGCGGCTGCAGTCATGTTTGTAACGGTCATTCTCTGGTTCTCCTGCTATAACGCTGTGATGACGTCAGACAAGTTCATTTATTTATTCGGCAGGGCGATGCCGGCATTATCCCTGATTTTGTCTATGGTTCTTCGCTTTGTTCCGAGGTATATCGAGCAAATCAAGGCAATCGCCAACGTCCAAAAGTCTATAGGGAGAGACGCAAGTCAGGGCCATATCGCGAGACGAGCAAGGAATGGCCTGAAGATTTTATCGATTATGACGACATGGGCATTGGAAAATGCGGTTGAAACGGCCGATTCTATGAAATCAAGAGGATACGGATTGCCTGGAAGAACCAGCTACTCTCTTTATCGTTTTGACAAGAGGGACAAAGCGGTACTGACTGTCCTGATCGCGATGAGTCTTGTCGTGATGGTCGGCGCTGTAAGGGGCGAGAACACGATAAGATTTTTCCCGTCGATTAAGCATGCAGAAGTCACGGTTGTTAGTGTTGTCGTCTATGCTGCCTACTTGACTCTTTGCATGACCCCAGTACTATTGAACATCCGGGAGGCAATGAAATGGAAGCGTATCGAATCGAGAATGTAA
- a CDS encoding DUF4430 domain-containing protein produces MKYKKILYGCILLSVLTISFFLSGTDDVVPLESENSVLESGVAPQDETAGHQEQPLDLSPRGSEPEQEVEEIEGAKQGDSTSSEQIAPEDAAVHEAGRQADEVHASEPVQSTAAMAEKDDQQGEREKADPADQDTHGGKDKYLTDPVPEGRPKPVEWQEAEINEEKTLTATLSVTCKTILNNLHLFNEDKLEVLPEDGVIYEARTVTFYEGESVFDVLQREMKENKIHMEFTMTPVYNSHYIEGIQNIYEFDCGELSGWMYKVNDWFPNYGASRYQLQDGDVIEWIYTCDLGRDIGNEWPGSRDGES; encoded by the coding sequence GTGAAATACAAGAAAATCCTGTATGGGTGTATACTTCTGAGCGTTCTGACCATTTCTTTTTTTCTAAGCGGGACTGACGATGTCGTACCGCTGGAATCCGAAAATTCCGTGCTTGAATCGGGCGTCGCGCCACAGGACGAAACGGCTGGACATCAGGAGCAGCCGCTGGATTTGTCCCCTCGCGGCAGCGAGCCTGAACAGGAAGTCGAGGAAATCGAGGGAGCCAAGCAAGGGGACAGCACGTCAAGCGAGCAGATTGCGCCGGAAGATGCGGCTGTCCATGAAGCGGGCAGGCAGGCTGATGAGGTCCATGCTTCTGAACCTGTGCAATCGACGGCAGCGATGGCGGAGAAGGACGACCAACAGGGAGAGCGCGAGAAGGCTGATCCAGCAGACCAGGACACCCACGGCGGCAAGGACAAATACCTTACCGATCCCGTTCCCGAAGGCAGGCCCAAACCAGTCGAGTGGCAAGAAGCCGAGATTAATGAGGAGAAGACATTAACGGCTACACTGTCCGTGACGTGTAAAACGATCTTGAATAATCTGCATTTGTTCAATGAGGACAAGCTCGAAGTGCTGCCGGAAGACGGTGTCATCTATGAGGCCCGGACCGTGACCTTCTATGAGGGCGAATCCGTATTCGATGTGTTGCAAAGAGAAATGAAAGAAAACAAGATTCATATGGAATTCACGATGACGCCAGTTTACAACAGCCACTATATTGAAGGGATCCAGAACATATACGAATTCGACTGCGGCGAATTGAGCGGCTGGATGTACAAAGTAAATGATTGGTTCCCGAACTATGGAGCAAGCCGCTATCAGCTGCAGGACGGCGATGTGATTGAGTGGATCTATACCTGTGATTTGGGAAGAGATATAGGCAACGAATGGCCAGGTTCCCGGGATGGTGAGTCCTGA